Proteins encoded in a region of the Carassius auratus strain Wakin chromosome 21, ASM336829v1, whole genome shotgun sequence genome:
- the alg13 gene encoding putative bifunctional UDP-N-acetylglucosamine transferase and deubiquitinase ALG13 isoform X1 — protein MQKALKKYFVNMDEYLASIGLYRKMMARDASCLFRAVSEQLYYSQNYHQRIRKECVNFIKANRCNFEPFVQGSFEKYLERLEDPQETTGQVEIKALSLLYRRCFVIYRYPGKPPTEIAEEDNLPKILLCCSNNGHYDIVYPKTYPVDAAICQAILYELLYTRVLGVEEEELQMALEGFKGGGRRYRNSHSMCSDDAGYDIPEDRLQREEWESSGHSRSEDKTKAGAEDQKAAEGSGKLALPYKVLKALEPELYRNVEFDVWQDSRKELQKTDYMVFAGRQYFLGDKCQVRLDPKGKYYNAFIQEVGTQTTAVTVFIEELGEKHLVPLTNLKPVNPVPAWNITPSRKGNSYNHPEQYPGEIDPELRGRRRYFRKPRGKEMLMTVSFSHPQPGLPPRLQPGPGNIHHVRSPGVHGPAPPPAGLAYEHYRPHHPPRPPRGYAPPRSSTRFLNRHHLIGPDLAYYPSPSKRCYQSFDNYSFRSRSRRRQMHSLNKEFLSCVPEPGEETQDIEGSITFYEIEETDESAFSPISGQAVSSPMVPGATAYWVPRVPSPIPPSGKQPMTSSEEDPDERSNAGDQGEYSEEYIYSAAEAGYQSPSVYAAAAESTTNLTIQEGGSRAGSPQEGVATYSYSQQVVVKSSVLSSSQPINSAPAAIFTSNSSSSSTGSSQTPPNPLQPNTILTPGQPPPQNVLGRPVPWFVNELGEPVAMAPPPPYSYDPNGSDLPRDCKVLQYYYNLGVQWYQQSYWNSMVHMQQVYPQQVAEAQFQPYQSTVPTADHTVPQAYHDPGRMCPHPQGDVASNGTPLAMESPSAVVPGTVYYPLVQEQCGQQPLHPSYDPYMPVLSTTYHYLTPWTPGAGPHPRIHHATYCPSSSHPPVNYITTPTHPTHLPHSQFV, from the exons ATGCAGAAAGCCTTGAAGAAGTATTTTGTAAACATGGACGAGTATTTGGCCAGCATCGGGCTTTACCGAAAAATGATGGCCAGAGACGCTTCCTGTCTGTTTCGAGCTGTTTCTGAGCAG CTTTATTACTCCCAGAATTACCATCAGAGAATAAGGAAAGAGTGTGTCAACTTCATTAAGGCAAACAGATGCAACTTTGAGCCC TTTGTTCAAGGATCTTTTGAGAAGTATTTGGAACGTTTGGAAGATCCCCAG GAAACCACAGGTCAAGTGGAAATAAAAGCACTGTCTTTACTGTACAG GCGGTGCTTTGTCATTTACAGGTATCCAGGTAAGCCACCAACTGAGATTGCAGAGGAGGACAACTTGCCTAAG ATTTTGCTGTGTTGCTCAAACAACGGCCACTATGACATTGTTTACCCCAAGACCTATCCAGTGGATGCGGCAATATGTCAGG CGATTTTGTATGAATTGTTATACACTCGTGTTCTGGGAGTTGAGGAAGAAGAGCTGCAGATGGCGCTGGAGGGATTCAAAGGAGGAGGACGACGATACCGAAACAGCCACTCTATGTGCAGTGATGACGCAGGATATGATATCCCAGAAGACCGCCTTCAGAG AGAAGAATGGGAGTCGAGTGGTCACAGCCGCTCGGAAGACAAAACCAAAGCTGGAGCTGAGGACCAGAAG GCTGCAGAAGGGTCAGGAAAACTGGCTCTGCCGTACAAGGTACTTAAGGCCTTAGAGCCAGAGCTGTACCGCAACGTGGAGTTTGACGTGTGGCAAGACAGCCGCAAAG AGCTACAGAAGACTGATTACATGGTGTTTGCTGGCAGACAGTATTTTTTAGGAGATAAGTGTCAG GTCCGCCTGGATCCAAAAGGGAAGTACTACAATGCCTTCATTCAAGAAGTAGGGACTCAGACCACTGCGGTGACTGTGTTCATTGAGGAACTTGGGGAAAA ACACCTGGTTCCTTTGACCAATCTGAAGCCAGTGAATCCTGTGCCAGCCTGGAACATCACACCAAGCAGAAAAGGAAATTCATACAACCATCCAGAGCAGTACCCTGGAGAAATAG ACCCAGAGCTACGCGGACGGCGACGGTACTTCAGGAAACCTCGTGGTAAGGAGATGTTGATGACAGTGTCTTTCAGTCATCCTCAACCTGGCTTACCTCCCCGTCTGCAGCCTGGGCCAGGAAACATTCATCATGTCCGTTCTCCAGGGGTACACGGTCCCGCTCCACCTCCTGCAGGTCTGGCCTATGAACACTACCGACCCCACCATCCACCTAGACCACCACGTGGCTACGCCCCACCCAG AAGTTCGACCCGATTCCTGAACAGGCACCATCTTATTGGACCAGATCTAGCCTATTATCCCAGTCCCAGCAAGCGCTGCTACCAGAGTTTTGATAACTACTCGTTCAGGTCCCG GAGTCGGCGGAGGCAAATGCACTCTCTGAATAAAGAGTTTCTGAGCTGTGTTCCTGAGCCAGGAGAAGAAACCCAAGACATAGAGGGAAGTATCACCTTCTATGAAATTGAGGAGACTGATGAGAGTGCCTTCTCGCCAATATCA GGTCAAGCAGTCTCTAGCCCCATGGTTCCAGGGGCCACTGCTTACTGGGTGCCAAGAGTTCCCAGTCCAATTCCTCCCTCAGGCAAACAGCCCATGACATCATCAGAGGAGGACCCTGATGAGAGGAGTAATGCTGGTGACCAAG GTGAATACTCTGAGGAGTACATCTACTCTGCTGCAG AGGCAGGATATCAGAGTCCATCGGTGTATGCTGCTGCAGCAGAGTCTACCACCAATCTG ACCATTCAGGAGGGAGGTTCTCGTGCCGGGTCCCCACAAGAGGGTGTCGCCACCTACAGTTACTCACAACAG GTGGTTGTGAAGTCGTCTGTCCTCTCCTCTTCTCAACCAATCAACTCTGCTCCGGCTGCAATCTTCACATCAAACTCTTCCTCTTCATCCACTGGGAGCTCCCAGACGCCGCCGAACCCACTGCAGCCCAACACCATTTTAACACCTGGACAGCCACCACCCCAGAATGTTTTGGGCAGGCCTG TTCCGTGGTTTGTCAATGAGTTGGGAGAACCAGTCGCCATGGCGCCGCCTCCACCCTACTCCTATGACCCCAATGGCAGTGACCTTCCAAGAG ATTGCAAAGTGCTCCAGTACTACTATAATTTGGGGGTTCAG TGGTATCAGCAGAGTTACTGGAACTCTATGGTGCACATGCAGCAGGTGTATCCACAGCAGGTCGCAGAGGCTCAGTTCCAGCCGTACCAGAGCACCGTTCCCACTGCTGACCACACAGTTCCCCAGGCCTACCATGATCCTGGCCGCATGTGCCCACATCCACAAGGAGATGTGGCCAGCAATG GCACCCCTCTGGCCATGGAGAGCCCTTCAGCGGTGGTCCCTGGGACGGTGTACTACCCCCTGGTGCAGGAGCAGTGCGGTCAGCAGCCCCTTCACCCCTCCTATGATCCCTACATGCCTGTGCTCTCCACAACGTACCACTACCTCACACCCTGGACTCCCGGTGCCGGCCCACACCCCCGCATCCACCATGCCACATACTGCCCCTCGTCCTCTCACCCCCCAGTCAACTACATCACCACCCCCACCCACCCCACCCACCTGCCACACTCACAGTTTGTCTAA
- the alg13 gene encoding putative bifunctional UDP-N-acetylglucosamine transferase and deubiquitinase ALG13 isoform X8 — MQKALKKYFVNMDEYLASIGLYRKMMARDASCLFRAVSEQLYYSQNYHQRIRKECVNFIKANRCNFEPFVQGSFEKYLERLEDPQETTGQVEIKALSLLYRRCFVIYRYPGKPPTEIAEEDNLPKILLCCSNNGHYDIVYPKTYPVDAAICQAILYELLYTRVLGVEEEELQMALEGFKGGGRRYRNSHSMCSDDAGYDIPEDRLQREEWESSGHSRSEDKTKAGAEDQKAAEGSGKLALPYKVLKALEPELYRNVEFDVWQDSRKELQKTDYMVFAGRQYFLGDKCQVRLDPKGKYYNAFIQEVGTQTTAVTVFIEELGEKHLVPLTNLKPVNPVPAWNITPSRKGNSYNHPEQYPGEIDPELRGRRRYFRKPRGVHGPAPPPAGLAYEHYRPHHPPRPPRGYAPPRHHLIGPDLAYYPSPSKRCYQSFDNYSFRSRSRRRQMHSLNKEFLSCVPEPGEETQDIEGSITFYEIEETDESAFSPISGQAVSSPMVPGATAYWVPRVPSPIPPSGKQPMTSSEEDPDERSNAGDQGEYSEEYIYSAAEAGYQSPSVYAAAAESTTNLTIQEGGSRAGSPQEGVATYSYSQQVVVKSSVLSSSQPINSAPAAIFTSNSSSSSTGSSQTPPNPLQPNTILTPGQPPPQNVLGRPVPWFVNELGEPVAMAPPPPYSYDPNGSDLPRDCKVLQYYYNLGVQWYQQSYWNSMVHMQQVYPQQVAEAQFQPYQSTVPTADHTVPQAYHDPGRMCPHPQGDVASNGTPLAMESPSAVVPGTVYYPLVQEQCGQQPLHPSYDPYMPVLSTTYHYLTPWTPGAGPHPRIHHATYCPSSSHPPVNYITTPTHPTHLPHSQFV, encoded by the exons ATGCAGAAAGCCTTGAAGAAGTATTTTGTAAACATGGACGAGTATTTGGCCAGCATCGGGCTTTACCGAAAAATGATGGCCAGAGACGCTTCCTGTCTGTTTCGAGCTGTTTCTGAGCAG CTTTATTACTCCCAGAATTACCATCAGAGAATAAGGAAAGAGTGTGTCAACTTCATTAAGGCAAACAGATGCAACTTTGAGCCC TTTGTTCAAGGATCTTTTGAGAAGTATTTGGAACGTTTGGAAGATCCCCAG GAAACCACAGGTCAAGTGGAAATAAAAGCACTGTCTTTACTGTACAG GCGGTGCTTTGTCATTTACAGGTATCCAGGTAAGCCACCAACTGAGATTGCAGAGGAGGACAACTTGCCTAAG ATTTTGCTGTGTTGCTCAAACAACGGCCACTATGACATTGTTTACCCCAAGACCTATCCAGTGGATGCGGCAATATGTCAGG CGATTTTGTATGAATTGTTATACACTCGTGTTCTGGGAGTTGAGGAAGAAGAGCTGCAGATGGCGCTGGAGGGATTCAAAGGAGGAGGACGACGATACCGAAACAGCCACTCTATGTGCAGTGATGACGCAGGATATGATATCCCAGAAGACCGCCTTCAGAG AGAAGAATGGGAGTCGAGTGGTCACAGCCGCTCGGAAGACAAAACCAAAGCTGGAGCTGAGGACCAGAAG GCTGCAGAAGGGTCAGGAAAACTGGCTCTGCCGTACAAGGTACTTAAGGCCTTAGAGCCAGAGCTGTACCGCAACGTGGAGTTTGACGTGTGGCAAGACAGCCGCAAAG AGCTACAGAAGACTGATTACATGGTGTTTGCTGGCAGACAGTATTTTTTAGGAGATAAGTGTCAG GTCCGCCTGGATCCAAAAGGGAAGTACTACAATGCCTTCATTCAAGAAGTAGGGACTCAGACCACTGCGGTGACTGTGTTCATTGAGGAACTTGGGGAAAA ACACCTGGTTCCTTTGACCAATCTGAAGCCAGTGAATCCTGTGCCAGCCTGGAACATCACACCAAGCAGAAAAGGAAATTCATACAACCATCCAGAGCAGTACCCTGGAGAAATAG ACCCAGAGCTACGCGGACGGCGACGGTACTTCAGGAAACCTCGTG GGGTACACGGTCCCGCTCCACCTCCTGCAGGTCTGGCCTATGAACACTACCGACCCCACCATCCACCTAGACCACCACGTGGCTACGCCCCACCCAG GCACCATCTTATTGGACCAGATCTAGCCTATTATCCCAGTCCCAGCAAGCGCTGCTACCAGAGTTTTGATAACTACTCGTTCAGGTCCCG GAGTCGGCGGAGGCAAATGCACTCTCTGAATAAAGAGTTTCTGAGCTGTGTTCCTGAGCCAGGAGAAGAAACCCAAGACATAGAGGGAAGTATCACCTTCTATGAAATTGAGGAGACTGATGAGAGTGCCTTCTCGCCAATATCA GGTCAAGCAGTCTCTAGCCCCATGGTTCCAGGGGCCACTGCTTACTGGGTGCCAAGAGTTCCCAGTCCAATTCCTCCCTCAGGCAAACAGCCCATGACATCATCAGAGGAGGACCCTGATGAGAGGAGTAATGCTGGTGACCAAG GTGAATACTCTGAGGAGTACATCTACTCTGCTGCAG AGGCAGGATATCAGAGTCCATCGGTGTATGCTGCTGCAGCAGAGTCTACCACCAATCTG ACCATTCAGGAGGGAGGTTCTCGTGCCGGGTCCCCACAAGAGGGTGTCGCCACCTACAGTTACTCACAACAG GTGGTTGTGAAGTCGTCTGTCCTCTCCTCTTCTCAACCAATCAACTCTGCTCCGGCTGCAATCTTCACATCAAACTCTTCCTCTTCATCCACTGGGAGCTCCCAGACGCCGCCGAACCCACTGCAGCCCAACACCATTTTAACACCTGGACAGCCACCACCCCAGAATGTTTTGGGCAGGCCTG TTCCGTGGTTTGTCAATGAGTTGGGAGAACCAGTCGCCATGGCGCCGCCTCCACCCTACTCCTATGACCCCAATGGCAGTGACCTTCCAAGAG ATTGCAAAGTGCTCCAGTACTACTATAATTTGGGGGTTCAG TGGTATCAGCAGAGTTACTGGAACTCTATGGTGCACATGCAGCAGGTGTATCCACAGCAGGTCGCAGAGGCTCAGTTCCAGCCGTACCAGAGCACCGTTCCCACTGCTGACCACACAGTTCCCCAGGCCTACCATGATCCTGGCCGCATGTGCCCACATCCACAAGGAGATGTGGCCAGCAATG GCACCCCTCTGGCCATGGAGAGCCCTTCAGCGGTGGTCCCTGGGACGGTGTACTACCCCCTGGTGCAGGAGCAGTGCGGTCAGCAGCCCCTTCACCCCTCCTATGATCCCTACATGCCTGTGCTCTCCACAACGTACCACTACCTCACACCCTGGACTCCCGGTGCCGGCCCACACCCCCGCATCCACCATGCCACATACTGCCCCTCGTCCTCTCACCCCCCAGTCAACTACATCACCACCCCCACCCACCCCACCCACCTGCCACACTCACAGTTTGTCTAA
- the alg13 gene encoding putative bifunctional UDP-N-acetylglucosamine transferase and deubiquitinase ALG13 isoform X4, whose translation MQKALKKYFVNMDEYLASIGLYRKMMARDASCLFRAVSEQLYYSQNYHQRIRKECVNFIKANRCNFEPFVQGSFEKYLERLEDPQETTGQVEIKALSLLYRRCFVIYRYPGKPPTEIAEEDNLPKILLCCSNNGHYDIVYPKTYPVDAAICQAILYELLYTRVLGVEEEELQMALEGFKGGGRRYRNSHSMCSDDAGYDIPEDRLQREEWESSGHSRSEDKTKAGAEDQKAAEGSGKLALPYKVLKALEPELYRNVEFDVWQDSRKELQKTDYMVFAGRQYFLGDKCQVRLDPKGKYYNAFIQEVGTQTTAVTVFIEELGEKHLVPLTNLKPVNPVPAWNITPSRKGNSYNHPEQYPGEIDPELRGRRRYFRKPRGKEMLMTVSFSHPQPGLPPRLQPGPGNIHHVRSPGVHGPAPPPAGLAYEHYRPHHPPRPPRGYAPPRHHLIGPDLAYYPSPSKRCYQSFDNYSFRSRSRRRQMHSLNKEFLSCVPEPGEETQDIEGSITFYEIEETDESAFSPISGQAVSSPMVPGATAYWVPRVPSPIPPSGKQPMTSSEEDPDERSNAGDQGEYSEEYIYSAAEAGYQSPSVYAAAAESTTNLTIQEGGSRAGSPQEGVATYSYSQQVVVKSSVLSSSQPINSAPAAIFTSNSSSSSTGSSQTPPNPLQPNTILTPGQPPPQNVLGRPVPWFVNELGEPVAMAPPPPYSYDPNGSDLPRDCKVLQYYYNLGVQWYQQSYWNSMVHMQQVYPQQVAEAQFQPYQSTVPTADHTVPQAYHDPGRMCPHPQGDVASNGTPLAMESPSAVVPGTVYYPLVQEQCGQQPLHPSYDPYMPVLSTTYHYLTPWTPGAGPHPRIHHATYCPSSSHPPVNYITTPTHPTHLPHSQFV comes from the exons ATGCAGAAAGCCTTGAAGAAGTATTTTGTAAACATGGACGAGTATTTGGCCAGCATCGGGCTTTACCGAAAAATGATGGCCAGAGACGCTTCCTGTCTGTTTCGAGCTGTTTCTGAGCAG CTTTATTACTCCCAGAATTACCATCAGAGAATAAGGAAAGAGTGTGTCAACTTCATTAAGGCAAACAGATGCAACTTTGAGCCC TTTGTTCAAGGATCTTTTGAGAAGTATTTGGAACGTTTGGAAGATCCCCAG GAAACCACAGGTCAAGTGGAAATAAAAGCACTGTCTTTACTGTACAG GCGGTGCTTTGTCATTTACAGGTATCCAGGTAAGCCACCAACTGAGATTGCAGAGGAGGACAACTTGCCTAAG ATTTTGCTGTGTTGCTCAAACAACGGCCACTATGACATTGTTTACCCCAAGACCTATCCAGTGGATGCGGCAATATGTCAGG CGATTTTGTATGAATTGTTATACACTCGTGTTCTGGGAGTTGAGGAAGAAGAGCTGCAGATGGCGCTGGAGGGATTCAAAGGAGGAGGACGACGATACCGAAACAGCCACTCTATGTGCAGTGATGACGCAGGATATGATATCCCAGAAGACCGCCTTCAGAG AGAAGAATGGGAGTCGAGTGGTCACAGCCGCTCGGAAGACAAAACCAAAGCTGGAGCTGAGGACCAGAAG GCTGCAGAAGGGTCAGGAAAACTGGCTCTGCCGTACAAGGTACTTAAGGCCTTAGAGCCAGAGCTGTACCGCAACGTGGAGTTTGACGTGTGGCAAGACAGCCGCAAAG AGCTACAGAAGACTGATTACATGGTGTTTGCTGGCAGACAGTATTTTTTAGGAGATAAGTGTCAG GTCCGCCTGGATCCAAAAGGGAAGTACTACAATGCCTTCATTCAAGAAGTAGGGACTCAGACCACTGCGGTGACTGTGTTCATTGAGGAACTTGGGGAAAA ACACCTGGTTCCTTTGACCAATCTGAAGCCAGTGAATCCTGTGCCAGCCTGGAACATCACACCAAGCAGAAAAGGAAATTCATACAACCATCCAGAGCAGTACCCTGGAGAAATAG ACCCAGAGCTACGCGGACGGCGACGGTACTTCAGGAAACCTCGTGGTAAGGAGATGTTGATGACAGTGTCTTTCAGTCATCCTCAACCTGGCTTACCTCCCCGTCTGCAGCCTGGGCCAGGAAACATTCATCATGTCCGTTCTCCAGGGGTACACGGTCCCGCTCCACCTCCTGCAGGTCTGGCCTATGAACACTACCGACCCCACCATCCACCTAGACCACCACGTGGCTACGCCCCACCCAG GCACCATCTTATTGGACCAGATCTAGCCTATTATCCCAGTCCCAGCAAGCGCTGCTACCAGAGTTTTGATAACTACTCGTTCAGGTCCCG GAGTCGGCGGAGGCAAATGCACTCTCTGAATAAAGAGTTTCTGAGCTGTGTTCCTGAGCCAGGAGAAGAAACCCAAGACATAGAGGGAAGTATCACCTTCTATGAAATTGAGGAGACTGATGAGAGTGCCTTCTCGCCAATATCA GGTCAAGCAGTCTCTAGCCCCATGGTTCCAGGGGCCACTGCTTACTGGGTGCCAAGAGTTCCCAGTCCAATTCCTCCCTCAGGCAAACAGCCCATGACATCATCAGAGGAGGACCCTGATGAGAGGAGTAATGCTGGTGACCAAG GTGAATACTCTGAGGAGTACATCTACTCTGCTGCAG AGGCAGGATATCAGAGTCCATCGGTGTATGCTGCTGCAGCAGAGTCTACCACCAATCTG ACCATTCAGGAGGGAGGTTCTCGTGCCGGGTCCCCACAAGAGGGTGTCGCCACCTACAGTTACTCACAACAG GTGGTTGTGAAGTCGTCTGTCCTCTCCTCTTCTCAACCAATCAACTCTGCTCCGGCTGCAATCTTCACATCAAACTCTTCCTCTTCATCCACTGGGAGCTCCCAGACGCCGCCGAACCCACTGCAGCCCAACACCATTTTAACACCTGGACAGCCACCACCCCAGAATGTTTTGGGCAGGCCTG TTCCGTGGTTTGTCAATGAGTTGGGAGAACCAGTCGCCATGGCGCCGCCTCCACCCTACTCCTATGACCCCAATGGCAGTGACCTTCCAAGAG ATTGCAAAGTGCTCCAGTACTACTATAATTTGGGGGTTCAG TGGTATCAGCAGAGTTACTGGAACTCTATGGTGCACATGCAGCAGGTGTATCCACAGCAGGTCGCAGAGGCTCAGTTCCAGCCGTACCAGAGCACCGTTCCCACTGCTGACCACACAGTTCCCCAGGCCTACCATGATCCTGGCCGCATGTGCCCACATCCACAAGGAGATGTGGCCAGCAATG GCACCCCTCTGGCCATGGAGAGCCCTTCAGCGGTGGTCCCTGGGACGGTGTACTACCCCCTGGTGCAGGAGCAGTGCGGTCAGCAGCCCCTTCACCCCTCCTATGATCCCTACATGCCTGTGCTCTCCACAACGTACCACTACCTCACACCCTGGACTCCCGGTGCCGGCCCACACCCCCGCATCCACCATGCCACATACTGCCCCTCGTCCTCTCACCCCCCAGTCAACTACATCACCACCCCCACCCACCCCACCCACCTGCCACACTCACAGTTTGTCTAA
- the alg13 gene encoding putative bifunctional UDP-N-acetylglucosamine transferase and deubiquitinase ALG13 isoform X2 produces MQKALKKYFVNMDEYLASIGLYRKMMARDASCLFRAVSEQLYYSQNYHQRIRKECVNFIKANRCNFEPFVQGSFEKYLERLEDPQETTGQVEIKALSLLYRRCFVIYRYPGKPPTEIAEEDNLPKILLCCSNNGHYDIVYPKTYPVDAAICQAILYELLYTRVLGVEEEELQMALEGFKGGGRRYRNSHSMCSDDAGYDIPEDRLQREEWESSGHSRSEDKTKAGAEDQKAAEGSGKLALPYKVLKALEPELYRNVEFDVWQDSRKELQKTDYMVFAGRQYFLGDKCQVRLDPKGKYYNAFIQEVGTQTTAVTVFIEELGEKHLVPLTNLKPVNPVPAWNITPSRKGNSYNHPEQYPGEIDPELRGRRRYFRKPRGKEMLMTVSFSHPQPGLPPRLQPGPGNIHHVRSPGVHGPAPPPAGLAYEHYRPHHPPRPPRGYAPPSSTRFLNRHHLIGPDLAYYPSPSKRCYQSFDNYSFRSRSRRRQMHSLNKEFLSCVPEPGEETQDIEGSITFYEIEETDESAFSPISGQAVSSPMVPGATAYWVPRVPSPIPPSGKQPMTSSEEDPDERSNAGDQGEYSEEYIYSAAEAGYQSPSVYAAAAESTTNLTIQEGGSRAGSPQEGVATYSYSQQVVVKSSVLSSSQPINSAPAAIFTSNSSSSSTGSSQTPPNPLQPNTILTPGQPPPQNVLGRPVPWFVNELGEPVAMAPPPPYSYDPNGSDLPRDCKVLQYYYNLGVQWYQQSYWNSMVHMQQVYPQQVAEAQFQPYQSTVPTADHTVPQAYHDPGRMCPHPQGDVASNGTPLAMESPSAVVPGTVYYPLVQEQCGQQPLHPSYDPYMPVLSTTYHYLTPWTPGAGPHPRIHHATYCPSSSHPPVNYITTPTHPTHLPHSQFV; encoded by the exons ATGCAGAAAGCCTTGAAGAAGTATTTTGTAAACATGGACGAGTATTTGGCCAGCATCGGGCTTTACCGAAAAATGATGGCCAGAGACGCTTCCTGTCTGTTTCGAGCTGTTTCTGAGCAG CTTTATTACTCCCAGAATTACCATCAGAGAATAAGGAAAGAGTGTGTCAACTTCATTAAGGCAAACAGATGCAACTTTGAGCCC TTTGTTCAAGGATCTTTTGAGAAGTATTTGGAACGTTTGGAAGATCCCCAG GAAACCACAGGTCAAGTGGAAATAAAAGCACTGTCTTTACTGTACAG GCGGTGCTTTGTCATTTACAGGTATCCAGGTAAGCCACCAACTGAGATTGCAGAGGAGGACAACTTGCCTAAG ATTTTGCTGTGTTGCTCAAACAACGGCCACTATGACATTGTTTACCCCAAGACCTATCCAGTGGATGCGGCAATATGTCAGG CGATTTTGTATGAATTGTTATACACTCGTGTTCTGGGAGTTGAGGAAGAAGAGCTGCAGATGGCGCTGGAGGGATTCAAAGGAGGAGGACGACGATACCGAAACAGCCACTCTATGTGCAGTGATGACGCAGGATATGATATCCCAGAAGACCGCCTTCAGAG AGAAGAATGGGAGTCGAGTGGTCACAGCCGCTCGGAAGACAAAACCAAAGCTGGAGCTGAGGACCAGAAG GCTGCAGAAGGGTCAGGAAAACTGGCTCTGCCGTACAAGGTACTTAAGGCCTTAGAGCCAGAGCTGTACCGCAACGTGGAGTTTGACGTGTGGCAAGACAGCCGCAAAG AGCTACAGAAGACTGATTACATGGTGTTTGCTGGCAGACAGTATTTTTTAGGAGATAAGTGTCAG GTCCGCCTGGATCCAAAAGGGAAGTACTACAATGCCTTCATTCAAGAAGTAGGGACTCAGACCACTGCGGTGACTGTGTTCATTGAGGAACTTGGGGAAAA ACACCTGGTTCCTTTGACCAATCTGAAGCCAGTGAATCCTGTGCCAGCCTGGAACATCACACCAAGCAGAAAAGGAAATTCATACAACCATCCAGAGCAGTACCCTGGAGAAATAG ACCCAGAGCTACGCGGACGGCGACGGTACTTCAGGAAACCTCGTGGTAAGGAGATGTTGATGACAGTGTCTTTCAGTCATCCTCAACCTGGCTTACCTCCCCGTCTGCAGCCTGGGCCAGGAAACATTCATCATGTCCGTTCTCCAGGGGTACACGGTCCCGCTCCACCTCCTGCAGGTCTGGCCTATGAACACTACCGACCCCACCATCCACCTAGACCACCACGTGGCTACGCCCCACCCAG TTCGACCCGATTCCTGAACAGGCACCATCTTATTGGACCAGATCTAGCCTATTATCCCAGTCCCAGCAAGCGCTGCTACCAGAGTTTTGATAACTACTCGTTCAGGTCCCG GAGTCGGCGGAGGCAAATGCACTCTCTGAATAAAGAGTTTCTGAGCTGTGTTCCTGAGCCAGGAGAAGAAACCCAAGACATAGAGGGAAGTATCACCTTCTATGAAATTGAGGAGACTGATGAGAGTGCCTTCTCGCCAATATCA GGTCAAGCAGTCTCTAGCCCCATGGTTCCAGGGGCCACTGCTTACTGGGTGCCAAGAGTTCCCAGTCCAATTCCTCCCTCAGGCAAACAGCCCATGACATCATCAGAGGAGGACCCTGATGAGAGGAGTAATGCTGGTGACCAAG GTGAATACTCTGAGGAGTACATCTACTCTGCTGCAG AGGCAGGATATCAGAGTCCATCGGTGTATGCTGCTGCAGCAGAGTCTACCACCAATCTG ACCATTCAGGAGGGAGGTTCTCGTGCCGGGTCCCCACAAGAGGGTGTCGCCACCTACAGTTACTCACAACAG GTGGTTGTGAAGTCGTCTGTCCTCTCCTCTTCTCAACCAATCAACTCTGCTCCGGCTGCAATCTTCACATCAAACTCTTCCTCTTCATCCACTGGGAGCTCCCAGACGCCGCCGAACCCACTGCAGCCCAACACCATTTTAACACCTGGACAGCCACCACCCCAGAATGTTTTGGGCAGGCCTG TTCCGTGGTTTGTCAATGAGTTGGGAGAACCAGTCGCCATGGCGCCGCCTCCACCCTACTCCTATGACCCCAATGGCAGTGACCTTCCAAGAG ATTGCAAAGTGCTCCAGTACTACTATAATTTGGGGGTTCAG TGGTATCAGCAGAGTTACTGGAACTCTATGGTGCACATGCAGCAGGTGTATCCACAGCAGGTCGCAGAGGCTCAGTTCCAGCCGTACCAGAGCACCGTTCCCACTGCTGACCACACAGTTCCCCAGGCCTACCATGATCCTGGCCGCATGTGCCCACATCCACAAGGAGATGTGGCCAGCAATG GCACCCCTCTGGCCATGGAGAGCCCTTCAGCGGTGGTCCCTGGGACGGTGTACTACCCCCTGGTGCAGGAGCAGTGCGGTCAGCAGCCCCTTCACCCCTCCTATGATCCCTACATGCCTGTGCTCTCCACAACGTACCACTACCTCACACCCTGGACTCCCGGTGCCGGCCCACACCCCCGCATCCACCATGCCACATACTGCCCCTCGTCCTCTCACCCCCCAGTCAACTACATCACCACCCCCACCCACCCCACCCACCTGCCACACTCACAGTTTGTCTAA